In a genomic window of Verrucomicrobiota bacterium:
- a CDS encoding sigma-70 family RNA polymerase sigma factor, whose amino-acid sequence MSSRSDLSPNREVLLPTRRSLLDRLRDWEDQASWREFFNTYWKFIYGVAIKSGLSDSEAEDVVQETVLSVAKKMPDFAYDPARCSFKGWLMHVTRLRIMDELRRRQPAFQQAPAGDADSRRTATVERVPDPSASVQQDAAWDEEWERNLVDAAMERVKVRVKAEHYQIFHLSAVKGLKPSEVARMLQVSIGQVYLVRHRLAKEVKREVERLKEKPL is encoded by the coding sequence ATGTCGTCACGTTCTGACCTTTCTCCAAACCGGGAGGTGCTGCTGCCCACCCGCCGCAGCCTGCTCGATCGGCTTCGCGATTGGGAAGACCAGGCGAGCTGGAGGGAGTTCTTCAACACCTACTGGAAATTCATCTACGGCGTCGCCATCAAATCGGGCCTCAGCGATTCCGAGGCGGAAGATGTTGTTCAGGAAACCGTTCTGTCGGTTGCGAAGAAAATGCCGGACTTCGCGTACGACCCGGCCCGGTGCTCCTTCAAGGGCTGGCTTATGCACGTGACCCGGCTGCGAATCATGGATGAGCTTCGCCGCCGCCAACCAGCCTTTCAGCAGGCGCCGGCCGGCGACGCGGATTCCCGGCGAACGGCCACCGTCGAACGTGTGCCCGATCCCTCCGCCAGCGTCCAGCAGGACGCCGCCTGGGACGAGGAATGGGAACGCAACCTCGTGGACGCCGCCATGGAGAGGGTGAAAGTTCGCGTGAAGGCTGAACACTACCAAATCTTCCACCTCAGCGCGGTGAAGGGACTCAAACCGAGCGAAGTCGCCCGGATGCTTCAGGTGAGCATCGGGCAGGTTTATCTCGTCCGCCACCGACTGGCGAAGGAGGTGAAACGCGAGGTCGAACGACTGAAGGAGAAACCACTTTGA
- a CDS encoding PAS domain S-box protein → MNHEQWKLWKPPTKATRESLLRRYGVAMVLPLIAALVVYLRSALTETPFFVFLGVIVLSAANGGLAPAFVSTALSSLLIRLLFIHPVAKLHYGGDFEGMEQMVGFVLVAILVSSFVAGLRRERNHLLDSEERYRLLAETASDAIIVIDEQGEILYVNPVAEKIFGGQASQLLGQNLNLLLPGDGFREQLTNLKRSLDTRKKAVAVQLPARHQSGEHLLVEMTLGTTSHRGKNIFTAIIRDLTSHNR, encoded by the coding sequence ATGAACCACGAGCAATGGAAACTTTGGAAGCCGCCCACCAAAGCGACGAGAGAGTCGCTGCTCCGCCGTTACGGCGTTGCCATGGTGCTGCCGCTGATCGCTGCGTTGGTCGTTTACCTGCGATCGGCGCTGACCGAGACGCCATTTTTTGTTTTCCTCGGCGTGATTGTGCTCAGCGCCGCCAATGGCGGTCTCGCCCCGGCCTTCGTTTCCACGGCCCTGTCCTCGCTGCTGATTCGCCTGCTGTTCATCCATCCCGTGGCCAAGCTTCATTACGGCGGCGATTTCGAAGGGATGGAGCAGATGGTGGGGTTCGTACTGGTGGCCATACTGGTCAGTTCCTTCGTCGCCGGTCTTCGCCGCGAGCGAAATCATTTGCTCGACAGTGAAGAGCGTTACCGGTTGCTTGCCGAAACCGCCTCCGACGCCATCATCGTGATCGACGAGCAGGGCGAAATCCTTTACGTCAATCCCGTCGCCGAAAAAATCTTTGGCGGCCAGGCCAGCCAGTTGCTCGGCCAAAACCTGAATCTCCTCCTGCCGGGCGACGGTTTCCGCGAGCAACTCACGAACCTGAAGCGCAGCCTCGACACCCGCAAGAAAGCGGTAGCCGTCCAACTGCCGGCTCGTCACCAAAGCGGCGAACATCTCCTGGTCGAAATGACCCTCGGCACAACCAGCCACCGCGGCAAAAATATCTTCACCGCAATCATCCGCGACCTCACCAGCCACAACCGCTGA